One part of the Synergistaceae bacterium DZ-S4 genome encodes these proteins:
- a CDS encoding ATP-binding cassette domain-containing protein, whose amino-acid sequence MLEVKNVGLKIKGDNGEIQVLKDVNFTLEDKKIYVMTGPNGGGKSVTAKTIMGIHRPTNGRILLDGVDITDKELYERARMGIGYAFQQPARFKGIKVRELLEIAGGKNASADTCDHLYDVGLCAQDYLDREINASFSGGEVKRIEIATILARDLKLAIFDEPEAGIDLWSMQRLTETFEKMNRKYDTTILIISHQERILNLADEIIMVAEGTVSEITNREKVLGEISRLDSDCRCRQNCSKGGKAIAGCDR is encoded by the coding sequence ATGCTTGAGGTCAAGAATGTCGGGCTAAAAATAAAAGGCGACAATGGCGAGATCCAGGTATTAAAAGACGTGAATTTCACCTTGGAAGATAAAAAGATCTATGTAATGACGGGCCCCAACGGCGGCGGAAAATCCGTAACGGCCAAGACGATCATGGGTATCCACCGGCCCACCAACGGGCGGATCTTGCTGGATGGCGTGGACATAACGGACAAGGAGCTCTACGAACGTGCCAGGATGGGCATCGGTTACGCATTTCAGCAGCCTGCCCGCTTTAAGGGCATCAAGGTGCGTGAACTTTTGGAAATAGCCGGAGGGAAAAATGCGTCAGCTGATACGTGCGATCATCTTTACGACGTGGGTCTGTGCGCTCAGGATTATCTGGACCGCGAGATCAATGCCAGCTTTTCCGGAGGAGAGGTCAAGCGGATAGAGATAGCAACGATCTTGGCCCGTGACCTGAAGCTCGCCATCTTTGACGAGCCTGAGGCGGGGATAGATCTTTGGAGCATGCAGAGGCTGACGGAAACTTTCGAAAAGATGAACAGGAAATATGATACAACTATCCTGATAATATCACACCAGGAACGGATCCTTAATTTGGCCGACGAGATCATCATGGTTGCCGAAGGGACTGTCAGCGAGATAACCAACCGTGAAAAGGTTCTTGGAGAGATCAGCCGGCTCGATTCGGATTGCAGGTGCAGGCAGAATTGCAGCAAGGGAGGGAAAGCAATTGCTGGATGCGATAGATAA